The Brachyspira aalborgi genome has a segment encoding these proteins:
- a CDS encoding 6-phospho-alpha-glucosidase, whose amino-acid sequence MKKHSVVIAGGGSTFTPEILLMLLSEEERFPLSELKLYDNDAERQAIVGNACAIIMKERAPHIKFSFTTDPKEAFTGVDFVMAHIRVGKYEMRSLDEKIPLKYGCVGQETCGAGGMAYGMRSIGGVLELIDFMEKYSPDAWMLNYSNPAAIVAEACRRLKPNSKVLNICDMPVGIEDYMAVICGLKSRKEMQVRYFGLNHFGWWTSIREKSTGKDLMPILKEHVSKHGYLHPNLDASHMDEDWRSTYEKAKDTWAISPDFMPNTYFKYYLFPDYVVSHSDIKYTRTDMVRDGREKRVFGECIRITKDGTAKDSIFEVGGHATYIVDLACAISNNTNERMLLIVQNNGSIINFDPTAMVEIPCIVGSEGPEPLVMGDIPRFNKGLMEQQVAVEKLVVDAWIEGSYLKMWQALSMSKTIPSVEVAKKILDELIEANKSFWPKLK is encoded by the coding sequence ATGAAGAAACATTCGGTTGTTATAGCGGGAGGAGGAAGCACATTTACTCCCGAAATACTTTTAATGCTTTTAAGCGAAGAGGAAAGATTTCCTTTATCCGAGTTAAAATTGTATGACAATGACGCGGAAAGACAGGCGATTGTAGGAAATGCATGCGCTATCATAATGAAAGAAAGAGCGCCGCATATAAAATTTAGTTTTACTACCGACCCTAAAGAAGCATTCACGGGAGTCGATTTTGTTATGGCTCATATAAGAGTAGGAAAATACGAAATGCGTTCGCTTGACGAAAAAATTCCTTTGAAATATGGATGCGTTGGACAAGAAACATGCGGAGCTGGAGGAATGGCTTACGGTATGCGTTCTATAGGCGGAGTTTTGGAACTTATAGACTTTATGGAAAAATATTCTCCTGACGCTTGGATGCTTAATTATTCTAATCCCGCGGCTATAGTTGCGGAAGCCTGCAGAAGATTAAAGCCAAATTCAAAAGTTTTAAATATTTGCGATATGCCCGTAGGAATAGAAGATTATATGGCGGTTATATGCGGATTAAAATCCAGAAAAGAAATGCAAGTTAGATATTTCGGATTAAATCACTTTGGATGGTGGACGAGCATAAGAGAAAAAAGCACGGGAAAAGATTTAATGCCTATTTTAAAAGAGCATGTTTCAAAACATGGTTATTTGCATCCTAATTTAGATGCCTCTCATATGGATGAAGATTGGCGTTCAACTTACGAAAAAGCTAAAGACACTTGGGCTATTTCGCCAGATTTTATGCCAAATACTTATTTTAAATATTATCTATTTCCCGATTATGTAGTTAGTCATTCGGATATAAAATATACCAGAACTGACATGGTTAGAGACGGAAGAGAAAAAAGAGTTTTCGGCGAATGTATAAGAATAACCAAAGATGGAACTGCTAAAGATTCTATTTTTGAAGTCGGAGGACATGCGACTTATATAGTAGATTTGGCATGCGCTATAAGTAATAACACAAACGAAAGAATGCTTCTTATAGTTCAAAATAACGGTTCTATAATAAATTTTGACCCAACGGCTATGGTTGAAATTCCTTGTATAGTCGGTTCTGAAGGTCCAGAGCCTTTGGTTATGGGAGATATACCAAGATTTAATAAAGGATTAATGGAACAACAAGTTGCGGTTGAAAAATTAGTTGTTGACGCTTGGATAGAAGGCTCGTATCTTAAAATGTGGCAGGCTTTATCTATGTCTAAAACAATTCCAAGCGTGGAAGTCGCTAAAAAGATATTGGACGAATTAATAGAAGCTAATAAATCTTTTTGGCCCAAATTAAAATAG
- a CDS encoding ABC transporter ATP-binding protein, which translates to MSSITFEHIRKVYDNNVEVVKDFNLKIEDKEFVILVGPSGCGKSTTLRMIAGLEEITDGKLSIGEKVVNDIAPKDRDIAMVFQNYALYPHMSVFKNMAFGLELRKTPKDEIKKRVEWAANVLDIAHLLDRKPKALSGGQRQRVALGRAMVRNPSVFLLDEPLSNLDAKLRIQMRTELIKLHKQLETTFVYVTHDQVEAMTMGTRIVVMKDGNIMQVDDAKTLYNHPNNLFVAGFIGAPQMNFINAKLEKSGEKWIAEFEKYKLELSNNIRYKINDSYNGKEVIIGIRPENILLHKEKISESYIEAIIDVIEMVGSESYLYSNIGETQITIRINSNDDFKRDEKVYMELDMNKMHIFDKETEENIL; encoded by the coding sequence ATGTCAAGCATAACTTTTGAACATATAAGAAAAGTTTACGATAACAATGTAGAAGTCGTAAAAGATTTTAACTTAAAAATTGAAGATAAGGAATTTGTTATTTTAGTCGGACCTTCGGGTTGCGGAAAATCTACAACTTTAAGAATGATTGCCGGACTTGAAGAGATAACGGACGGCAAACTTTCTATTGGCGAAAAAGTGGTTAATGATATCGCTCCAAAAGATAGAGATATAGCTATGGTTTTTCAAAATTACGCTTTATATCCGCATATGTCAGTTTTTAAAAATATGGCTTTCGGATTAGAACTCAGAAAAACTCCAAAAGACGAAATTAAAAAAAGAGTCGAATGGGCTGCAAATGTTTTAGATATCGCTCATCTTCTTGATAGAAAACCAAAAGCTTTATCGGGCGGACAAAGACAGAGAGTAGCGCTTGGCAGAGCTATGGTTAGAAATCCTTCGGTATTTTTGCTTGACGAACCACTTTCAAATCTTGATGCAAAATTAAGAATACAAATGAGAACGGAACTTATTAAACTTCATAAACAGCTTGAAACAACTTTTGTATATGTTACTCATGACCAAGTGGAAGCTATGACTATGGGAACGAGAATAGTCGTTATGAAAGACGGAAATATAATGCAAGTCGATGACGCTAAAACTCTATATAATCATCCTAATAATCTTTTTGTTGCGGGATTTATCGGCGCTCCTCAAATGAATTTTATAAACGCTAAATTAGAAAAGTCGGGCGAAAAATGGATAGCGGAATTTGAAAAATATAAATTAGAACTTTCAAATAATATAAGATATAAAATAAACGATTCTTACAACGGAAAAGAAGTTATTATTGGAATAAGACCCGAAAATATTTTACTTCATAAAGAAAAAATAAGCGAAAGTTATATAGAAGCTATAATTGATGTAATTGAAATGGTAGGTTCTGAAAGTTATTTATATTCAAATATAGGCGAAACTCAAATTACGATAAGAATAAACTCAAATGACGATTTTAAAAGAGACGAAAAAGTTTATATGGAATTAGATATGAATAAAATGCATATATTTGACAAAGAAACTGAAGAAAATATTTTATAA
- the adhE gene encoding bifunctional acetaldehyde-CoA/alcohol dehydrogenase, whose amino-acid sequence MSKEVKGNAENSILDDLISKAQKAQKIYATFSQEKVDEIFKACAIAINSRRIPLAKMACEETGMGIVEDKVIKNHFASEYIYNKYKHTKTCGIIDEDTAMGIKKVAEPIGVIAGVVPTTNPTSTAAFKSLITLKTRNAIVISPHPRAKKCTAEVCKIINQVAVENGAPDGLVGCIEEPTVELSAALMKHPKINLILATGGPGMVREAYSSGKPALGVGAGNTPAIIDETSNIKMAVNSVIQSKTFDNGMICASEQSVVVLKSVYEEVKKEFVYRGAYILNRDEKEKISKVIIIDGALNAKTVGQPAYVIAKMAGITVPEETKILIGEASSISRDEAFSYEKLSTVLAMYKADNFEDALNKAHNLVVFGGLGHTSVLYTDEDNQKERIAQFYEKMPTGRILVNMPSSQGAIGDVYNFRLEPSLTLGCGSWGGNSTSENVGVKHLLNIKSVASRRENMLWYRVPQKIYLKRGSLDFALREFADKKRALIITDGPLYKLGITDNVTKVLDDIGVKYSIFSDVKPDPTISLVMDILKTARAFEPDLIISLGGGSPIDAGKIAWLLYENPEIKFEDIAMVFMDIRKRICDAGTLGKKAQFVAIPTTSGTGSETTPFAVITDDATHIKYPITDYALTPNMAILDANLVMSMPKSLCAASGIDSLTHALEAYASICSTEFSNSNAEKAIKLIFKYLPDSYKDGANNPEARENMHYAAALAGMSFANAFLGICHSLAHKLGAAFNIPHGFANALLICQVVKYNANEKPTKQGLFPQYKYPHARQRYAAVADLIELGGKNDSEKVANLIKAINNLKKQLDIPLSIKEYGVSEQEFNEKLDDIVEQAFNDQCTGANPVYPLMKELKQIYLDAYNGVY is encoded by the coding sequence ATGAGTAAAGAAGTAAAAGGAAACGCCGAGAATTCTATACTTGACGATTTAATATCGAAAGCTCAAAAAGCTCAGAAAATTTACGCCACATTTTCTCAAGAAAAAGTTGACGAAATATTCAAAGCATGCGCGATAGCTATAAACAGTAGAAGAATACCTTTGGCAAAAATGGCTTGTGAAGAAACAGGAATGGGGATAGTGGAAGACAAAGTTATTAAAAATCACTTTGCTTCGGAGTATATTTATAATAAATATAAACATACTAAAACCTGCGGGATAATAGACGAAGATACGGCTATGGGAATTAAAAAAGTCGCAGAACCTATCGGAGTAATAGCGGGAGTAGTTCCGACAACCAACCCTACATCTACGGCGGCTTTCAAATCGCTTATAACATTAAAAACGAGAAACGCCATAGTAATCTCTCCCCATCCGAGAGCAAAAAAATGCACGGCTGAAGTTTGCAAAATAATAAATCAAGTAGCCGTTGAAAACGGAGCGCCAGACGGTTTGGTGGGATGCATAGAAGAGCCTACGGTTGAATTATCTGCCGCATTAATGAAACATCCTAAAATAAACTTGATACTTGCAACTGGCGGACCTGGAATGGTTAGAGAGGCTTATTCGAGCGGAAAACCAGCTTTGGGAGTAGGAGCGGGAAACACCCCAGCCATTATAGACGAAACTTCAAATATAAAAATGGCGGTTAACTCCGTTATTCAGAGTAAAACTTTCGACAATGGTATGATTTGCGCAAGCGAACAATCGGTAGTCGTTTTAAAAAGCGTTTACGAAGAAGTAAAAAAAGAATTCGTTTATAGAGGAGCTTATATACTAAATAGAGACGAAAAAGAGAAAATAAGCAAAGTAATAATAATTGACGGCGCTTTGAACGCAAAAACTGTAGGACAGCCCGCTTATGTCATAGCTAAAATGGCGGGAATAACCGTTCCAGAAGAGACAAAAATTCTTATAGGAGAAGCTTCTTCAATAAGCAGAGACGAAGCCTTTTCTTATGAAAAATTGTCCACAGTTTTGGCTATGTATAAAGCGGATAATTTTGAGGACGCTTTGAATAAGGCTCATAATTTGGTGGTATTTGGAGGATTGGGACATACTTCGGTATTATACACGGACGAAGACAATCAAAAAGAAAGAATAGCTCAATTCTACGAAAAAATGCCTACAGGAAGAATACTTGTAAATATGCCTTCTTCTCAAGGCGCTATAGGAGATGTTTATAACTTCAGATTAGAGCCTTCCTTGACTTTGGGATGCGGAAGCTGGGGAGGAAATTCTACAAGTGAAAATGTGGGAGTTAAACATCTGTTAAATATAAAATCGGTAGCTTCAAGGAGAGAAAATATGCTATGGTATAGAGTTCCGCAAAAAATTTACTTAAAAAGAGGTTCATTGGATTTCGCTTTAAGAGAATTTGCGGATAAGAAAAGAGCGCTTATCATAACGGACGGACCGCTTTACAAATTGGGAATTACGGATAATGTAACAAAAGTTTTAGACGATATAGGAGTAAAATATTCAATATTTTCCGATGTTAAACCAGACCCTACTATAAGTTTGGTTATGGATATATTAAAAACCGCAAGAGCGTTTGAGCCAGATTTGATAATATCTTTGGGAGGAGGCTCTCCTATAGACGCGGGAAAAATAGCTTGGCTTTTATACGAAAATCCTGAAATCAAATTTGAAGATATAGCTATGGTGTTTATGGATATAAGAAAGAGAATATGCGATGCTGGAACTTTGGGCAAAAAAGCTCAATTTGTTGCAATTCCTACCACAAGCGGAACAGGTTCTGAAACGACTCCGTTTGCCGTTATAACGGACGACGCTACTCATATAAAATATCCTATAACCGATTACGCTTTGACTCCTAATATGGCTATACTTGACGCCAATTTAGTAATGAGCATGCCAAAAAGTTTATGCGCCGCAAGCGGTATTGACTCTTTGACTCATGCATTAGAGGCTTACGCTTCAATATGTTCTACGGAGTTTTCAAATTCCAACGCGGAAAAAGCGATAAAATTAATATTTAAATATTTGCCAGATTCTTATAAAGACGGAGCGAATAATCCAGAAGCGAGAGAAAATATGCATTACGCAGCCGCTCTTGCTGGTATGTCTTTTGCGAACGCTTTCTTGGGAATTTGTCACTCTTTGGCGCATAAATTGGGAGCGGCTTTCAATATTCCTCACGGTTTTGCGAACGCTTTATTAATATGTCAGGTTGTAAAATATAACGCCAACGAAAAACCTACAAAACAAGGTTTATTCCCTCAATATAAATATCCGCATGCTAGACAAAGATACGCTGCAGTTGCGGATTTGATAGAGCTTGGCGGAAAAAACGACAGCGAAAAAGTGGCTAATTTGATAAAGGCTATAAATAATCTTAAAAAACAACTCGATATACCTTTGTCAATAAAAGAATACGGTGTTTCTGAACAAGAATTTAATGAAAAACTTGACGATATAGTAGAACAAGCGTTTAACGACCAATGCACAGGCGCTAATCCTGTTTATCCTTTAATGAAAGAATTAAAACAAATATACTTGGATGCTTATAACGGCGTTTATTAA
- a CDS encoding Gfo/Idh/MocA family protein: MEKVNISLIGIGRMGQFHLNVINQINSINLSGIYDSDEKHLNEISSKYNINKFGSLEEAIDKCDAVIIASPTKFHFDIAKKSIQKCKHVLVEKPMTENFMQAEELETMVKEKNIIFQVGHVERFNGAVQELHHIIENPYLIEARRLAPFTPRITDVGVVFDIMIHDLDIVTSLVKKPLIRFSASGKRIKTNNEDIASALLEFEGNTIATISASRVTQEKIRTLSISSEEAHFILDYATQDITIHRQAASQSKIKTSIGINYTQESIIERVFIHRDNPLKLEDEHFANCILGKDKKLVSIEDDVRTIKLTEGILNKIKETW, from the coding sequence ATGGAAAAAGTTAATATAAGTCTTATTGGAATTGGAAGAATGGGACAATTCCATCTTAATGTTATAAATCAAATAAATTCAATTAATTTAAGCGGTATTTACGATTCGGACGAAAAACATTTAAATGAAATTTCAAGCAAATATAATATAAATAAATTTGGCAGTTTGGAGGAAGCGATTGACAAATGCGATGCGGTTATAATAGCGAGTCCTACAAAATTTCATTTCGATATAGCTAAAAAGTCGATTCAAAAATGCAAGCATGTTTTAGTTGAAAAACCTATGACTGAAAATTTTATGCAAGCGGAAGAATTGGAGACAATGGTAAAAGAAAAAAATATTATATTTCAAGTCGGACATGTAGAAAGATTTAACGGAGCGGTTCAAGAATTGCATCATATAATAGAAAATCCTTATTTAATAGAAGCGAGAAGATTAGCGCCTTTCACTCCGAGAATAACCGATGTCGGAGTCGTTTTCGATATTATGATTCATGATTTGGATATAGTAACTTCTTTAGTTAAAAAACCTCTTATAAGATTTTCTGCAAGCGGAAAAAGAATAAAAACAAATAACGAAGATATTGCAAGCGCATTATTAGAATTTGAAGGAAATACTATAGCTACGATAAGCGCAAGCAGAGTGACGCAAGAAAAAATAAGAACTTTATCGATTAGCTCTGAAGAAGCGCATTTTATATTGGATTATGCAACGCAAGATATAACGATACATAGACAAGCGGCGAGTCAAAGTAAAATAAAAACTTCTATTGGAATAAATTATACTCAAGAATCTATAATAGAAAGAGTATTTATTCACAGAGACAATCCGCTCAAATTGGAAGACGAACATTTTGCAAATTGCATATTAGGAAAAGATAAAAAATTAGTTTCGATAGAGGACGATGTTAGAACGATTAAATTAACCGAAGGCATTTTAAATAAAATAAAAGAAACTTGGTAG
- a CDS encoding galactose ABC transporter substrate-binding protein, with protein MLKKITIFTSMIFVTVLSLFVGCSKEESKAEKQIKLGITIYSYSDNFLSFMRRNIESMLKDKASFIVNDSENDQAKQYDQIDAAIQRKVDALAINLVDPMSANMVIDKAKKAGIPVVFFNIEPRLEHIMSYDRVWYVGTKSRESGDIQGEMVLNAWKSNSKWDKNNDGKIQYVLLKGLAGHPDTEGRTERIKAVLIDNGIILEELDEQTANWDILQAQNIANTWIKKYGDSIEFIFSNNDSMALGALKSIQAQGYNIGDESKYIPIVGVDAIPEVIEEIRKGSIVGTVLQSPKDQARAVVDMILNVASGKDVLDGTDYKLDEVKAVRVPYKAITKDNINDALEAYN; from the coding sequence ATGTTAAAAAAAATTACTATATTCACTTCAATGATTTTTGTAACGGTTTTGTCTTTATTTGTCGGATGCTCTAAAGAAGAAAGCAAAGCGGAAAAACAAATAAAACTTGGAATAACAATTTATAGTTATAGCGATAATTTTTTGTCTTTTATGCGAAGAAATATAGAATCTATGCTAAAAGATAAAGCTTCTTTTATTGTGAACGATTCTGAAAATGACCAGGCTAAACAGTATGACCAAATAGACGCGGCAATTCAAAGAAAAGTTGACGCTTTGGCTATTAATTTAGTTGACCCAATGTCCGCTAATATGGTTATTGATAAGGCAAAAAAAGCGGGAATTCCCGTAGTATTTTTTAATATAGAACCTCGATTAGAACATATTATGAGTTATGATAGAGTTTGGTATGTTGGAACTAAAAGCAGAGAATCGGGCGATATTCAAGGAGAAATGGTTTTAAATGCTTGGAAATCAAATTCAAAATGGGATAAAAATAATGATGGAAAAATTCAATATGTTTTATTAAAAGGTTTGGCTGGGCATCCCGATACGGAAGGCAGAACTGAAAGAATAAAAGCGGTATTAATCGATAATGGAATAATTTTAGAAGAGCTTGACGAACAGACGGCTAATTGGGATATTCTTCAAGCTCAAAATATTGCAAATACTTGGATAAAAAAATATGGCGATAGCATAGAGTTTATATTTTCAAATAACGATTCTATGGCTTTAGGCGCTTTAAAATCGATTCAAGCTCAAGGCTATAATATCGGAGATGAAAGTAAATATATTCCTATTGTCGGAGTTGACGCTATACCTGAAGTTATTGAAGAGATAAGAAAAGGTTCTATTGTAGGCACGGTTTTGCAAAGTCCTAAAGACCAAGCGAGAGCGGTTGTCGATATGATTTTAAATGTCGCTTCGGGAAAAGATGTTTTGGACGGAACGGATTATAAACTTGACGAAGTTAAAGCGGTTAGAGTTCCTTATAAAGCGATTACTAAAGATAATATAAATGACGCTTTAGAAGCTTATAATTGA
- a CDS encoding Eco57I restriction-modification methylase domain-containing protein — protein MDDISKLKEKWDANKEDYKLKEVGSGIHSFIKDALLSDKLFNLKETVRNTKKNLTFVHDTEADKNGRPDFILYIDENITIVCEVKCYGSIKSGEEQILRYQSGYNKQYGILTDGYEWRFYNGNSYRVITIEEIFEDNKKFITLWSEFKSQEYYYLELFDDKNNIAFKVEDEKELFFNSITSLIYNFKTKLNLAGYFINDEDKDKKATEISYAYIIQFILYKTLIDNSYIDFNDDFKDRLDVISKNLKFGDTAYINILNNIKSISSMISKKLYRPFKKEQEFINEKLESIMSKPKAMLSDISLWLDIILFIKRFDFSNVKNDIFGFIYENYLKELYEDKDKGQYFTDPELVDFMLNEMGYTINNIKKLDEDKISIIDPSCGAGTFLYNAVSRIIDAFFDGSESNAKYIEKLINENIFGLDISEFPLYLAEMSILMRMLPIIINEKYNNPLDKKIQLFKTNDSISEFINTDIMDNSNIEKDNGQYFINYEEDLSLGYSSYIRDEEDLKGLKISISPPRRRFDYVIGNPPYISYNNCITQKILFTQLMSKNNKKIYMNNIYGVNLHSTPGNKKNYPPRPNLYAFFVALGIGLLKKDGKLCYIIPQTILTEPNYDVLRYHLSKFTSIEKIIIFNLKMFIGRGIKQKKTIPTSSLIIVLQNKLPNKNHKVKIIKYYKKDNIINIGKYLKSNSKNVKSIEQKELIDNYNNWNFINLDNRFKEFIRLYNESSEDFSNYYNHSSSNMRFKSKFYFDAGYELLKDKYSYSSINDYYQLININNNEYKVSLKNIYYPNNKEYIKVPEGSQGIDNILSNRYFILWKKAYSNYSNFCFIDSKNTKIIFDTSIQCIASNNKNELLYIMALLNSFMNKNIYNSLFKLSNEKVGIFKAISRIKQFIRIPKISDSNLYIKNEIITQMENILKLENIYLKDIINFNSIQMQKFDNIYLKNNNLILEYKGNEIKLKIKSNLLDTINNNIDSYIKNNKKNILTSDLKMIKIINYDKQNELKEYLDYLVFILYFSIPIKNIGIENIDYIKKICNNNNDFLYIKSLS, from the coding sequence ATGGATGATATTAGCAAATTAAAAGAAAAATGGGACGCTAATAAAGAAGATTATAAACTAAAAGAAGTAGGTTCTGGTATTCATAGTTTTATTAAAGATGCGCTTTTATCTGATAAGCTATTTAATTTAAAAGAAACGGTTAGAAATACAAAAAAAAATTTAACATTCGTTCATGATACTGAAGCGGATAAAAATGGAAGACCTGATTTTATATTATATATAGACGAAAATATAACTATAGTATGCGAAGTTAAATGTTATGGAAGTATAAAAAGCGGAGAAGAGCAGATATTAAGATACCAAAGCGGGTATAATAAACAATACGGCATATTAACGGATGGTTATGAATGGAGATTTTATAACGGAAATTCGTATAGAGTTATTACTATAGAGGAAATATTTGAAGATAATAAAAAATTTATTACATTATGGAGCGAATTTAAAAGTCAAGAATATTATTATTTAGAGTTATTTGACGATAAAAACAATATCGCATTTAAAGTAGAAGATGAAAAGGAATTATTTTTTAATAGTATCACTTCGTTAATTTATAATTTCAAAACTAAATTAAATCTTGCAGGATATTTTATTAACGATGAAGATAAAGATAAAAAAGCTACCGAGATATCATACGCATATATAATACAATTTATATTATATAAAACTCTTATAGATAATTCATATATAGATTTTAATGACGATTTTAAGGATAGATTGGATGTTATATCAAAAAACTTAAAATTTGGAGATACGGCTTATATAAATATTCTTAATAATATAAAAAGCATATCGTCTATGATTTCTAAAAAGTTATACAGACCATTTAAAAAAGAACAGGAATTTATAAATGAAAAATTAGAATCTATTATGTCAAAACCAAAGGCTATGTTATCCGATATATCTTTATGGCTTGATATTATTTTATTTATAAAAAGATTTGATTTTTCTAATGTAAAAAACGATATATTTGGATTTATATATGAAAATTATTTAAAAGAATTGTATGAAGATAAGGATAAAGGGCAATATTTTACAGACCCAGAGTTAGTCGATTTTATGCTGAATGAAATGGGATATACGATAAATAATATAAAAAAGTTAGACGAGGATAAAATATCGATAATAGACCCTTCATGCGGAGCTGGAACTTTTTTATATAATGCCGTTTCGAGAATAATAGACGCTTTTTTTGACGGTTCGGAATCTAATGCAAAATATATAGAAAAACTAATAAATGAAAATATATTTGGACTTGATATATCAGAATTTCCTTTATATTTGGCTGAAATGAGTATTTTAATGAGAATGCTTCCAATAATAATAAACGAAAAATATAATAATCCGTTAGATAAAAAAATTCAGTTATTCAAAACAAACGATAGCATATCGGAGTTTATTAATACCGATATAATGGATAATTCTAATATAGAAAAAGATAACGGACAATATTTTATTAATTATGAAGAGGATTTATCTTTAGGATATAGTAGTTATATAAGAGACGAAGAAGATTTAAAAGGCTTAAAAATTAGCATTTCGCCGCCAAGAAGACGATTCGATTATGTTATAGGGAATCCGCCTTATATTTCCTATAATAATTGCATTACTCAAAAAATATTATTTACTCAATTAATGAGTAAGAATAATAAAAAAATTTATATGAATAATATTTATGGCGTTAATTTACATAGCACGCCAGGTAATAAAAAGAATTATCCTCCAAGACCAAATTTATACGCATTTTTTGTAGCTCTTGGAATTGGATTATTAAAAAAAGATGGTAAATTATGTTATATTATACCTCAAACTATTTTAACCGAGCCTAATTATGATGTATTGAGATATCATTTATCTAAATTTACAAGCATAGAAAAAATAATAATATTTAATTTAAAAATGTTTATAGGCAGAGGAATAAAACAGAAAAAAACTATACCTACATCAAGTTTAATAATAGTATTGCAAAATAAACTTCCTAATAAAAATCATAAAGTAAAAATTATTAAATATTATAAAAAGGATAATATTATCAATATTGGAAAATATTTGAAATCAAATAGTAAAAATGTAAAAAGCATAGAGCAAAAAGAATTAATCGATAATTATAATAATTGGAATTTTATTAATTTAGACAATAGATTTAAAGAATTTATAAGACTTTATAACGAATCATCCGAAGATTTTTCTAATTATTATAATCATAGTTCATCGAATATGAGATTTAAAAGTAAATTCTATTTCGATGCTGGATATGAATTATTAAAAGATAAATATTCTTATAGTTCTATAAATGATTATTATCAGTTAATAAATATTAATAATAACGAATATAAAGTATCGTTGAAAAATATATATTATCCAAATAACAAAGAATATATTAAAGTTCCCGAAGGAAGTCAAGGCATAGATAATATTCTATCAAATAGATATTTTATACTTTGGAAAAAAGCATATTCAAATTATAGTAATTTTTGTTTTATTGATTCTAAAAACACAAAAATTATATTCGATACTTCTATTCAGTGTATCGCTTCAAATAATAAAAATGAATTATTGTATATAATGGCTCTTTTAAATAGTTTTATGAATAAAAATATTTATAACAGTTTATTTAAATTAAGTAATGAAAAAGTTGGAATATTTAAAGCCATATCGAGAATAAAACAATTTATAAGAATACCTAAAATTTCAGATAGTAATCTTTATATAAAAAATGAAATCATAACACAAATGGAGAATATTTTAAAATTAGAAAATATATATTTAAAAGATATTATAAATTTTAATTCTATTCAAATGCAAAAATTTGATAATATATATTTAAAAAATAATAATTTAATTTTAGAATACAAAGGAAATGAAATTAAATTAAAAATAAAGTCTAATTTGTTAGATACGATAAATAATAATATCGATAGTTATATAAAAAACAATAAAAAAAATATTTTGACTTCAGATTTAAAAATGATAAAGATTATCAATTATGATAAACAGAATGAATTAAAGGAATATTTAGATTATCTAGTATTTATATTGTATTTTTCTATTCCCATAAAAAATATAGGAATAGAAAATATTGATTATATAAAAAAGATATGCAATAATAATAACGATTTTTTATATATTAAAAGTTTATCATAG